In Mycolicibacterium alvei, a single window of DNA contains:
- a CDS encoding MFS transporter codes for MPNQPARRSASGGLLVAVLAAAGISVSLMQTLIIPLIPQLPALLGTSAANASWAITATLLTGAVATPMLGRLGDMYGPKWILVLCAALLFVGSVVAALTTSLIPLIIGRGLQGFGAPVIPLGISVLRAALPPERVASAMGLMSASLGVGGALGLPLSAVIAEQFNWHALFWCAAALGLASGLLFVLLVPDLEPVSADHRFDPVGAVTLGAGLVLLLLPISKGAMWGWTSAPTLGMLAAAVATFGVFTWWQYRVPSPIVDIRTTLKRPVLLTNLASVAVGFGMFALSLVGPQLLEMPRETGFGLGQSMIATGLWMAPGGLAMMAAAPVAARVVSSRGPKIVLVIGCAIIAAGYLAGTLMLGSPVGLLVLGLIVSFGVGFAFAALPALINSAVPVSETASANSINSLARSLGTSTSSAVMTAVLAQTSIMFAGQALPSLGGFRTALLIAAAAAAGAALIAMAIPKGPRPVAPDEALSKQFRSERGDLVGVELVDQRP; via the coding sequence ATGCCTAATCAGCCTGCGCGCCGATCGGCGTCCGGCGGGCTGCTGGTCGCGGTGCTTGCTGCAGCGGGCATCAGTGTCTCGCTCATGCAGACCCTGATCATCCCGTTGATCCCGCAACTGCCCGCACTGCTCGGCACCAGCGCGGCCAACGCGTCCTGGGCCATCACCGCCACCCTGCTGACCGGCGCCGTCGCCACACCGATGCTGGGCCGGCTCGGGGATATGTACGGCCCCAAATGGATTCTGGTGTTGTGTGCGGCACTGCTGTTCGTCGGCTCGGTGGTCGCGGCCCTGACCACCTCGCTGATCCCGCTGATCATCGGGCGTGGGCTGCAGGGATTCGGTGCCCCGGTGATCCCGCTGGGCATCAGCGTGCTGCGGGCCGCCCTGCCGCCCGAGCGGGTGGCCTCGGCCATGGGGTTGATGAGCGCGTCATTGGGCGTCGGCGGTGCGCTGGGCCTGCCGTTGTCGGCGGTGATCGCCGAACAGTTCAACTGGCATGCCCTGTTCTGGTGTGCGGCCGCACTCGGCCTGGCCTCGGGACTGCTGTTCGTCCTGCTGGTGCCCGACCTCGAACCGGTGTCCGCCGACCACCGCTTCGACCCGGTCGGCGCCGTCACACTGGGCGCCGGCCTGGTGCTGCTGTTGCTGCCGATCTCCAAGGGCGCGATGTGGGGCTGGACCAGTGCCCCCACGTTGGGGATGTTGGCCGCCGCGGTGGCGACCTTCGGGGTGTTCACCTGGTGGCAGTACCGGGTGCCCTCGCCGATCGTGGACATCCGAACCACGTTGAAACGCCCTGTGCTGCTGACGAACCTGGCCTCCGTGGCGGTGGGCTTCGGCATGTTCGCCTTGTCGCTGGTCGGCCCCCAGCTGCTGGAGATGCCGCGCGAAACCGGGTTCGGTCTGGGCCAGAGCATGATCGCCACCGGCCTGTGGATGGCGCCCGGCGGACTGGCGATGATGGCGGCCGCCCCGGTCGCGGCACGGGTGGTGTCCTCGCGTGGGCCGAAGATCGTGTTGGTGATCGGCTGCGCGATCATCGCAGCGGGCTACCTGGCCGGCACCTTGATGCTCGGCAGCCCCGTCGGTCTGCTGGTGCTCGGCCTGATCGTCAGCTTCGGTGTCGGATTCGCCTTTGCAGCGCTGCCCGCCCTGATCAACTCGGCGGTGCCGGTGTCAGAAACCGCGTCGGCCAACAGCATCAACTCACTGGCCCGCTCGCTGGGCACGTCGACGTCGAGCGCGGTGATGACCGCGGTGCTGGCCCAGACGAGCATCATGTTCGCCGGGCAGGCGTTGCCGTCGCTGGGTGGGTTCCGCACCGCGCTGCTGATCGCCGCGGCCGCCGCCGCCGGTGCCGCACTCATCGCCATGGCGATACCGAAAGGGCCCCGACCGGTGGCACCGGACGAGGCCCTCTCGAAGCAATTCCGATCAGAGCGTGGCGATCTCGTAGGTGTCGAGCTGGTCGACCAGCGTCCGTAG